The Candidatus Zixiibacteriota bacterium genome includes a window with the following:
- a CDS encoding PAS domain S-box protein, with product MTVATDKKIADKTHRIESQTEPDRRGMHDLLDVFTSEFPLGTDRPVTAKQNRTKPTASGSRLVMKRNESGVKRPGRVEALLNFNRCASQSLHEIYQQALAVAVESTDSQVGFIAVLNKRGTEIDIPAWIHPSESESLIGNRQLVCSLMSADFWADPLECCKPVMVNDHTDADLLKRHYPGDHHPIERHLGVPLILDDRPVAMIGVANKGSDYDRSDTEFLKELVADLWRITERFQVTDALRESEKRYRLLVETMSEGMAAFDENCRVTFVNRCFCEMLGYTPPQLIGNSITEFMDAPGQSVYYEKIAQGKEGGLHPYEVEWRTRTGEPLPAIVSPQPIFDSNGNFIGSFAVVTDITEQKRTEAVLTDTNEALATERLALTEKNVALKEVLSQIEQEIDRVKSQIKTNIDRVVMPLVRKLHDRVDSTQTKYVTLLENFLTEIASPFMNTVERRYNNLSPRELEICNLIRSGLSSKEIASMLNTSIHTVHNQRKQIRKKLGLLKQSDNLPTYLRSIQDRS from the coding sequence ATGACTGTTGCGACGGATAAAAAAATAGCAGATAAAACCCACCGTATTGAATCTCAGACCGAACCTGATCGGCGCGGGATGCATGATCTTCTGGATGTATTTACGAGTGAGTTCCCACTCGGGACCGATCGCCCCGTCACGGCAAAACAAAACCGTACTAAACCAACCGCTTCCGGTTCTCGCCTTGTGATGAAACGCAACGAGAGCGGTGTAAAAAGACCCGGTCGTGTTGAAGCCCTGTTGAATTTCAACCGATGTGCGAGCCAGTCGCTGCATGAAATTTATCAACAAGCTCTCGCTGTTGCGGTCGAAAGCACCGACAGCCAGGTGGGATTTATTGCCGTGTTGAACAAACGTGGTACCGAGATTGACATCCCTGCCTGGATTCACCCTTCGGAGTCGGAGTCGCTCATCGGAAACCGACAGTTGGTTTGTTCGCTCATGTCGGCTGATTTCTGGGCTGATCCGCTCGAGTGTTGTAAACCGGTGATGGTCAATGACCATACTGATGCCGACTTGCTCAAACGCCATTATCCCGGTGATCACCACCCAATTGAAAGACATCTTGGCGTACCGTTGATTCTCGATGACCGGCCGGTGGCAATGATCGGAGTTGCCAACAAGGGATCCGACTACGATCGCAGTGATACGGAATTCCTTAAAGAACTCGTGGCCGATCTCTGGCGAATCACCGAAAGGTTTCAAGTAACGGATGCCTTACGGGAGTCCGAAAAAAGGTACCGCCTGCTGGTGGAGACGATGAGTGAGGGCATGGCCGCGTTCGATGAAAACTGCCGCGTTACTTTCGTCAATCGCTGTTTCTGTGAAATGCTGGGTTATACTCCGCCGCAATTGATCGGGAACTCGATCACCGAGTTCATGGATGCTCCTGGTCAGTCGGTATACTACGAGAAGATCGCTCAGGGCAAAGAGGGAGGCCTTCATCCTTACGAAGTAGAATGGCGGACTCGTACCGGGGAGCCTTTGCCCGCCATTGTCTCCCCTCAACCTATTTTCGATTCAAACGGCAATTTTATCGGTTCTTTTGCTGTCGTTACCGACATCACCGAACAGAAACGGACTGAAGCGGTTCTCACCGACACCAACGAAGCCCTTGCAACGGAACGACTCGCTTTGACCGAAAAGAATGTTGCTCTGAAAGAAGTCCTTTCGCAAATCGAACAGGAGATCGATCGCGTCAAGAGCCAGATTAAAACCAACATCGACCGGGTAGTTATGCCATTGGTGCGGAAACTGCACGACCGGGTCGATTCAACTCAGACAAAATACGTTACCTTGCTCGAAAATTTCCTTACGGAAATAGCTTCTCCGTTCATGAACACCGTGGAGCGACGTTATAACAACCTCTCCCCCCGCGAACTGGAGATATGCAATTTAATCCGAAGCGGTCTCTCCAGTAAAGAGATAGCCTCAATGCTCAATACCTCGATACACACCGTTCACAACCAGCGTAAACAAATCCGTAAAAAACTCGGGTTGCTTAAGCAGTCCGACAATCTGCCTACTTATCTCCGTTCCATACAAGACAGAAGTTAA
- a CDS encoding DUF2892 domain-containing protein, whose amino-acid sequence MTLERSIRLVAGGVILLSLALYYFISPYWLLLTAFVGLNLFQSSLTRFCPAEFVLGRWFFSDSPNIR is encoded by the coding sequence ATGACTTTAGAAAGATCCATAAGACTAGTAGCCGGGGGCGTGATCCTTCTGTCGCTGGCTTTATACTATTTCATATCTCCATACTGGTTGTTACTAACGGCTTTCGTTGGACTGAACCTGTTTCAATCTTCGTTGACCCGGTTCTGCCCGGCTGAGTTCGTTCTCGGTCGATGGTTTTTTTCTGATAGCCCGAATATCCGGTAG
- a CDS encoding outer membrane lipoprotein-sorting protein, with translation MKTLTYTLILALASLTLFASFSHAQDPNEIMKKSHLAYYYAGDDGLSEVNMVIVDKRGKERTKEFTMLRMDQSEGGPQMYYTYFKKPSDVSRLTFMVHKVPDGNDMRWIYVPSVDLVKPISADDKNSSFVGSNFSYEDVSGRHWSEDNHTLLGDSTIGDRPVWVIESKPKSEGDSFGHKVSYIDKENYLPLMENYYDDKDRLERVFRSEKIDTVDNIVTMTSRSMENVQKGGKTTISFSSIQYNVGLDADVFTERYLKNPPRKYIH, from the coding sequence ATGAAGACTTTGACTTACACTCTGATTCTGGCTCTCGCGAGCCTCACGCTTTTCGCAAGTTTTTCTCACGCTCAGGATCCCAACGAGATCATGAAGAAATCGCATCTGGCTTATTACTACGCCGGCGACGACGGTCTCTCCGAGGTCAACATGGTCATCGTTGATAAGCGCGGCAAGGAACGCACTAAGGAATTCACGATGCTTCGCATGGACCAGTCCGAAGGCGGCCCGCAGATGTATTACACGTATTTCAAGAAGCCCTCGGATGTCTCCCGGCTGACCTTCATGGTTCACAAGGTGCCGGACGGCAACGACATGCGCTGGATTTATGTGCCGTCGGTCGACCTGGTAAAGCCGATCAGCGCCGATGATAAAAACTCCAGTTTCGTCGGCAGCAACTTCAGCTACGAGGATGTCTCCGGTCGCCATTGGAGCGAGGACAACCATACTCTGCTCGGCGATTCCACCATCGGCGATCGTCCGGTCTGGGTAATCGAGTCGAAGCCGAAATCAGAAGGCGACAGTTTTGGCCATAAGGTTTCTTATATCGACAAGGAAAACTACCTGCCGCTCATGGAAAACTACTACGACGACAAGGATCGTCTGGAGCGTGTATTCCGGTCGGAGAAAATCGACACGGTCGACAATATCGTGACCATGACCTCCCGCTCGATGGAGAATGTGCAAAAAGGCGGCAAGACCACGATCTCGTTCTCCAGTATCCAGTACAACGTCGGTTTGGACGCTGATGTCTTTACCGAGCGCTATCTCAAGAATCCGCCGAGGAAATACATCCACTAA